Proteins from a single region of Scleropages formosus chromosome 22, fSclFor1.1, whole genome shotgun sequence:
- the arhgap40 gene encoding rho GTPase-activating protein 40 isoform X4 has translation MNVEPWASSGDQAAADRTPSSQERPDKLCLDSFWSEVENIQQGRTDSDQDSARRDSKQSEEGEQEEQWLQDAGLSTLIREGGEDVDKVVLLSTLTRTQAAAVQRRLDSYTCSLRKRNKPAPRDVRDIFASPVAQTALPESRISEEQAQQDGMEGTGKTPLAAISVDPQQTGTPREEIFNTDVAYCEQAAILLKQARLPQNGSCRRRDDGTLPKVISPQCRLGVTRIQDLSQQDMKKVRQLALIDMTALCDLLELEVKRHKTCKRKIPESCLFGVPLALLVENDQKIKASTTIPLFLQALLSFLEKKGVDSEGILRVPGSQIRIKLLQQKLETTFYTGGFSWDEVSPNDAAALLKKFIRELPSPLLTAEHLNTFSAVRDVPELKQKLHMLNLLILLLPEPNRNTLKALLEFLSKVVSRERRNRMNLWAVSTIMAPNLFLHKAVPSRLTEGVEKGQAERAADVMRLLIRYQDLLWRIPNFLMSQVRKLNENSSRRYQFYDKRIKNLLRKIHTDSRDKPDKNSSEPCRTVKIQVGDILSGSMEVHLNVNCRASDLLAQFHQDLCRSDNSKGQLRRNGSSSYPECAIYEVGGNIGEHCLDPDAHLLDLYNSNPGGEWVIRLKPAASRGL, from the exons ATGAACGTGGAGCCCTGGGCGAGCTCCGGGGACCAGGCCGCCGCTGATCGCACACCCTCCTCGCAGGAGCGCCCCGACAAGCTGTGCCTGGACTCTTTCTGGAGTGAGGTGGAGAACATCCAGCAGGGGAGAACCGACAGCGATCAGGACAGCGCAAGGCGGGACTCCAAGCAGTCTGAAG AGGGAGAGCAAGAGGAGCAGTGGCTGCAGGATGCGGGCCTCTCCACCCTGATCAGGGAAGGCGGTGAGGACGTGGACAaggtggtcctgctctccacgcTAACACGCACGCAGGCCGCGGCCGTTCAGCGGCGCCTCGATTCCTACACCTGCTCTCTGCGCAAGAGGAACAAGCCCGCTCCACGTGACGTCCGGGACATCTTTGCTTCCCCCGTGGCTCAG ACGGCTCTGCCCGAGTCTCGGATCAGCGAGGAGCAAGCCCAGCAGGACGGCATGGAGGGTACGGGGAAGACCCCGCTGGCAG CCATCAGCGTGGACCCTCAGCAGACGGGGACCCCGAGAGAGGAGATCTTCAACACAGATGTGGCCTATTGCGAGCAGGCCGCCATCCTTCTCAAGCAGGCCAGGCTGCCGCAGAACGGCAGCTGCCGTAGGAGGGACGACGGCACTCTGCCT AAGGTGATCAGCCCGCAGTGTCGCCTCGGTGTCACTCGTATCCAGGACCTGTCACAGCAGGACATGAAGAAGGTGCGTCAGCTGGCGCTCATCGACATGACCGCCCTGTGCGACCTGCTCGAGCTAGAGGTCAAAAGGCACAAGACCTGCAAGAGAAAGATCCCAG AGAGTTGTCTTTTCGGGGTTCCTCTGGCCTTGCTTGTGGAAAATGACCAGAAGATCAAGGCTAGCACCACAATACCCCTCTTCCTACAAGCG CTGCTGtccttcctggagaagaagggtGTGGATTCTGAAGGGATCCTGCGAGTCCCAGGATCTCAGATCAGAATCAAG ctgctgcagcagaagctggagacCACCTTCTACACGGGAGGTTTCAGCTGGGATGAGGTCAGCCCCAACGACGCGGCCGCCCTGCTGAAGAAGTTCATCCGCGAGCTGCCCTCTCCGCTCTTGACAGCGGAGCACCTCAACACGTTCAGCGCAGTGCGCG ATGTTCCTGAGCTGAAACAGAAGCTCCATATGCTGAACCTGCTCATCTTGCTGTTGCCGGAGCCCAACAGGAACACGTTGAAG GCACTCTTGGAGTTCCTCAGCAAGGTGGTGTCCCGCGAGAGGCGCAACCGGATGAACCTGTGGGCGGTCTCCACCATCATGGCTCCGAACCTGTTCCTGCACAAAGCGGTTCCCAGCCGCCTGACGGAGGGTGTGGAGAAGGGTCAGGCAGAGAGAGCGGCTGACGTTATGCGGCTCTTGATCCGCTACCAGGACCTCCTCTGGAGG ATCCCCAACTTCCTGATGAGTCAGGTCCGCAAGCTGAACGAGAACAGCAGCCGCAGGTACCAGTTCTACGACAAGCGCATCAAGAACCTCCTGAGGAAGATACACACCGACAGCCGCGACAAGCCGGACAAGAACTCCTCCGAG ccctgccGCACCGTCAAGATACAAGTGGGAGACATCCTGAGCGGCTCCATGGAGGTCCATCTGAACGTCAACTGCCGCGCGTCGGACCTGCTGGCCCAGTTCCATCAGGACCTGTGCCGCTCTGACAACAGCAAGGGGCAGCTCAGGAG AAACGGCTCTTCTTCCTACCCAGAGTGTGCTATATATGAAGTAGGGGGAAACATCG GTGAGCACTGCTTGGACCCTGACGCGCACCTCCTGGACCTGTACAACAGCAACCCTGGCGGGGAGTGGGTGATCCGGCTCAAGCCGGCCGCCAGCAGGGGGCTCTGA
- the arhgap40 gene encoding rho GTPase-activating protein 40 isoform X3 yields the protein MPWGKSPSRGRLPFAGKAAGHAKARVSGHTEMNVEPWASSGDQAAADRTPSSQERPDKLCLDSFWSEVENIQQGRTDSDQDSARRDSKQSEEGEQEEQWLQDAGLSTLIREGGEDVDKVVLLSTLTRTQAAAVQRRLDSYTCSLRKRNKPAPRDVRDIFASPVAQTALPESRISEEQAQQDGMEGTGKTPLAAISVDPQQTGTPREEIFNTDVAYCEQAAILLKQARLPQNGSCRRRDDGTLPKVISPQCRLGVTRIQDLSQQDMKKVRQLALIDMTALCDLLELEVKRHKTCKRKIPESCLFGVPLALLVENDQKIKASTTIPLFLQALLSFLEKKGVDSEGILRVPGSQIRIKLLQQKLETTFYTGGFSWDEVSPNDAAALLKKFIRELPSPLLTAEHLNTFSAVRDVPELKQKLHMLNLLILLLPEPNRNTLKALLEFLSKVVSRERRNRMNLWAVSTIMAPNLFLHKAVPSRLTEGVEKGQAERAADVMRLLIRYQDLLWRIPNFLMSQVRKLNENSSRRYQFYDKRIKNLLRKIHTDSRDKPDKNSSEPCRTVKIQVGDILSGSMEVHLNVNCRASDLLAQFHQDLCRSDNSKGQLRRNGSSSYPECAIYEVGGNIGEHCLDPDAHLLDLYNSNPGGEWVIRLKPAASRGL from the exons GGTTTCCGGCCACACCGAGATGAACGTGGAGCCCTGGGCGAGCTCCGGGGACCAGGCCGCCGCTGATCGCACACCCTCCTCGCAGGAGCGCCCCGACAAGCTGTGCCTGGACTCTTTCTGGAGTGAGGTGGAGAACATCCAGCAGGGGAGAACCGACAGCGATCAGGACAGCGCAAGGCGGGACTCCAAGCAGTCTGAAG AGGGAGAGCAAGAGGAGCAGTGGCTGCAGGATGCGGGCCTCTCCACCCTGATCAGGGAAGGCGGTGAGGACGTGGACAaggtggtcctgctctccacgcTAACACGCACGCAGGCCGCGGCCGTTCAGCGGCGCCTCGATTCCTACACCTGCTCTCTGCGCAAGAGGAACAAGCCCGCTCCACGTGACGTCCGGGACATCTTTGCTTCCCCCGTGGCTCAG ACGGCTCTGCCCGAGTCTCGGATCAGCGAGGAGCAAGCCCAGCAGGACGGCATGGAGGGTACGGGGAAGACCCCGCTGGCAG CCATCAGCGTGGACCCTCAGCAGACGGGGACCCCGAGAGAGGAGATCTTCAACACAGATGTGGCCTATTGCGAGCAGGCCGCCATCCTTCTCAAGCAGGCCAGGCTGCCGCAGAACGGCAGCTGCCGTAGGAGGGACGACGGCACTCTGCCT AAGGTGATCAGCCCGCAGTGTCGCCTCGGTGTCACTCGTATCCAGGACCTGTCACAGCAGGACATGAAGAAGGTGCGTCAGCTGGCGCTCATCGACATGACCGCCCTGTGCGACCTGCTCGAGCTAGAGGTCAAAAGGCACAAGACCTGCAAGAGAAAGATCCCAG AGAGTTGTCTTTTCGGGGTTCCTCTGGCCTTGCTTGTGGAAAATGACCAGAAGATCAAGGCTAGCACCACAATACCCCTCTTCCTACAAGCG CTGCTGtccttcctggagaagaagggtGTGGATTCTGAAGGGATCCTGCGAGTCCCAGGATCTCAGATCAGAATCAAG ctgctgcagcagaagctggagacCACCTTCTACACGGGAGGTTTCAGCTGGGATGAGGTCAGCCCCAACGACGCGGCCGCCCTGCTGAAGAAGTTCATCCGCGAGCTGCCCTCTCCGCTCTTGACAGCGGAGCACCTCAACACGTTCAGCGCAGTGCGCG ATGTTCCTGAGCTGAAACAGAAGCTCCATATGCTGAACCTGCTCATCTTGCTGTTGCCGGAGCCCAACAGGAACACGTTGAAG GCACTCTTGGAGTTCCTCAGCAAGGTGGTGTCCCGCGAGAGGCGCAACCGGATGAACCTGTGGGCGGTCTCCACCATCATGGCTCCGAACCTGTTCCTGCACAAAGCGGTTCCCAGCCGCCTGACGGAGGGTGTGGAGAAGGGTCAGGCAGAGAGAGCGGCTGACGTTATGCGGCTCTTGATCCGCTACCAGGACCTCCTCTGGAGG ATCCCCAACTTCCTGATGAGTCAGGTCCGCAAGCTGAACGAGAACAGCAGCCGCAGGTACCAGTTCTACGACAAGCGCATCAAGAACCTCCTGAGGAAGATACACACCGACAGCCGCGACAAGCCGGACAAGAACTCCTCCGAG ccctgccGCACCGTCAAGATACAAGTGGGAGACATCCTGAGCGGCTCCATGGAGGTCCATCTGAACGTCAACTGCCGCGCGTCGGACCTGCTGGCCCAGTTCCATCAGGACCTGTGCCGCTCTGACAACAGCAAGGGGCAGCTCAGGAG AAACGGCTCTTCTTCCTACCCAGAGTGTGCTATATATGAAGTAGGGGGAAACATCG GTGAGCACTGCTTGGACCCTGACGCGCACCTCCTGGACCTGTACAACAGCAACCCTGGCGGGGAGTGGGTGATCCGGCTCAAGCCGGCCGCCAGCAGGGGGCTCTGA
- the arhgap40 gene encoding rho GTPase-activating protein 40 isoform X2 yields the protein MMGRDRFVYTLAPSGLYSRPRRPRNQPSRTLFNLQSKSVTCTGVRVSGHTEMNVEPWASSGDQAAADRTPSSQERPDKLCLDSFWSEVENIQQGRTDSDQDSARRDSKQSEEGEQEEQWLQDAGLSTLIREGGEDVDKVVLLSTLTRTQAAAVQRRLDSYTCSLRKRNKPAPRDVRDIFASPVAQTALPESRISEEQAQQDGMEGTGKTPLAAISVDPQQTGTPREEIFNTDVAYCEQAAILLKQARLPQNGSCRRRDDGTLPKVISPQCRLGVTRIQDLSQQDMKKSVCALGDCSPDVFLGWSPVTESCLFGVPLALLVENDQKIKASTTIPLFLQALLSFLEKKGVDSEGILRVPGSQIRIKLLQQKLETTFYTGGFSWDEVSPNDAAALLKKFIRELPSPLLTAEHLNTFSAVRDVPELKQKLHMLNLLILLLPEPNRNTLKALLEFLSKVVSRERRNRMNLWAVSTIMAPNLFLHKAVPSRLTEGVEKGQAERAADVMRLLIRYQDLLWRIPNFLMSQVRKLNENSSRRYQFYDKRIKNLLRKIHTDSRDKPDKNSSEPCRTVKIQVGDILSGSMEVHLNVNCRASDLLAQFHQDLCRSDNSKGQLRRNGSSSYPECAIYEVGGNIGEHCLDPDAHLLDLYNSNPGGEWVIRLKPAASRGL from the exons ATGATGGGTAGAGACAGGTTCGTGTACACGCTGGCTCCTTCTGGCTTGTACAGCAGGCCCAGGAGACCGAGGAACCAGCCGAGCCGCACTCTGTTCAACCTGCAGTCGAAGTCGGTCACCTGCACCGGCGTCAG GGTTTCCGGCCACACCGAGATGAACGTGGAGCCCTGGGCGAGCTCCGGGGACCAGGCCGCCGCTGATCGCACACCCTCCTCGCAGGAGCGCCCCGACAAGCTGTGCCTGGACTCTTTCTGGAGTGAGGTGGAGAACATCCAGCAGGGGAGAACCGACAGCGATCAGGACAGCGCAAGGCGGGACTCCAAGCAGTCTGAAG AGGGAGAGCAAGAGGAGCAGTGGCTGCAGGATGCGGGCCTCTCCACCCTGATCAGGGAAGGCGGTGAGGACGTGGACAaggtggtcctgctctccacgcTAACACGCACGCAGGCCGCGGCCGTTCAGCGGCGCCTCGATTCCTACACCTGCTCTCTGCGCAAGAGGAACAAGCCCGCTCCACGTGACGTCCGGGACATCTTTGCTTCCCCCGTGGCTCAG ACGGCTCTGCCCGAGTCTCGGATCAGCGAGGAGCAAGCCCAGCAGGACGGCATGGAGGGTACGGGGAAGACCCCGCTGGCAG CCATCAGCGTGGACCCTCAGCAGACGGGGACCCCGAGAGAGGAGATCTTCAACACAGATGTGGCCTATTGCGAGCAGGCCGCCATCCTTCTCAAGCAGGCCAGGCTGCCGCAGAACGGCAGCTGCCGTAGGAGGGACGACGGCACTCTGCCT AAGGTGATCAGCCCGCAGTGTCGCCTCGGTGTCACTCGTATCCAGGACCTGTCACAGCAGGACATGAAGAAG agtgtgtgtgcgctgggTGACTGCTCACCAGATGTCTTCCTGGGTTGGTCTCCTGTCACAGAGAGTTGTCTTTTCGGGGTTCCTCTGGCCTTGCTTGTGGAAAATGACCAGAAGATCAAGGCTAGCACCACAATACCCCTCTTCCTACAAGCG CTGCTGtccttcctggagaagaagggtGTGGATTCTGAAGGGATCCTGCGAGTCCCAGGATCTCAGATCAGAATCAAG ctgctgcagcagaagctggagacCACCTTCTACACGGGAGGTTTCAGCTGGGATGAGGTCAGCCCCAACGACGCGGCCGCCCTGCTGAAGAAGTTCATCCGCGAGCTGCCCTCTCCGCTCTTGACAGCGGAGCACCTCAACACGTTCAGCGCAGTGCGCG ATGTTCCTGAGCTGAAACAGAAGCTCCATATGCTGAACCTGCTCATCTTGCTGTTGCCGGAGCCCAACAGGAACACGTTGAAG GCACTCTTGGAGTTCCTCAGCAAGGTGGTGTCCCGCGAGAGGCGCAACCGGATGAACCTGTGGGCGGTCTCCACCATCATGGCTCCGAACCTGTTCCTGCACAAAGCGGTTCCCAGCCGCCTGACGGAGGGTGTGGAGAAGGGTCAGGCAGAGAGAGCGGCTGACGTTATGCGGCTCTTGATCCGCTACCAGGACCTCCTCTGGAGG ATCCCCAACTTCCTGATGAGTCAGGTCCGCAAGCTGAACGAGAACAGCAGCCGCAGGTACCAGTTCTACGACAAGCGCATCAAGAACCTCCTGAGGAAGATACACACCGACAGCCGCGACAAGCCGGACAAGAACTCCTCCGAG ccctgccGCACCGTCAAGATACAAGTGGGAGACATCCTGAGCGGCTCCATGGAGGTCCATCTGAACGTCAACTGCCGCGCGTCGGACCTGCTGGCCCAGTTCCATCAGGACCTGTGCCGCTCTGACAACAGCAAGGGGCAGCTCAGGAG AAACGGCTCTTCTTCCTACCCAGAGTGTGCTATATATGAAGTAGGGGGAAACATCG GTGAGCACTGCTTGGACCCTGACGCGCACCTCCTGGACCTGTACAACAGCAACCCTGGCGGGGAGTGGGTGATCCGGCTCAAGCCGGCCGCCAGCAGGGGGCTCTGA
- the arhgap40 gene encoding rho GTPase-activating protein 40 isoform X1 — MMGRDRFVYTLAPSGLYSRPRRPRNQPSRTLFNLQSKSVTCTGVRVSGHTEMNVEPWASSGDQAAADRTPSSQERPDKLCLDSFWSEVENIQQGRTDSDQDSARRDSKQSEEGEQEEQWLQDAGLSTLIREGGEDVDKVVLLSTLTRTQAAAVQRRLDSYTCSLRKRNKPAPRDVRDIFASPVAQTALPESRISEEQAQQDGMEGTGKTPLAAISVDPQQTGTPREEIFNTDVAYCEQAAILLKQARLPQNGSCRRRDDGTLPKVISPQCRLGVTRIQDLSQQDMKKVRQLALIDMTALCDLLELEVKRHKTCKRKIPESCLFGVPLALLVENDQKIKASTTIPLFLQALLSFLEKKGVDSEGILRVPGSQIRIKLLQQKLETTFYTGGFSWDEVSPNDAAALLKKFIRELPSPLLTAEHLNTFSAVRDVPELKQKLHMLNLLILLLPEPNRNTLKALLEFLSKVVSRERRNRMNLWAVSTIMAPNLFLHKAVPSRLTEGVEKGQAERAADVMRLLIRYQDLLWRIPNFLMSQVRKLNENSSRRYQFYDKRIKNLLRKIHTDSRDKPDKNSSEPCRTVKIQVGDILSGSMEVHLNVNCRASDLLAQFHQDLCRSDNSKGQLRRNGSSSYPECAIYEVGGNIGEHCLDPDAHLLDLYNSNPGGEWVIRLKPAASRGL; from the exons ATGATGGGTAGAGACAGGTTCGTGTACACGCTGGCTCCTTCTGGCTTGTACAGCAGGCCCAGGAGACCGAGGAACCAGCCGAGCCGCACTCTGTTCAACCTGCAGTCGAAGTCGGTCACCTGCACCGGCGTCAG GGTTTCCGGCCACACCGAGATGAACGTGGAGCCCTGGGCGAGCTCCGGGGACCAGGCCGCCGCTGATCGCACACCCTCCTCGCAGGAGCGCCCCGACAAGCTGTGCCTGGACTCTTTCTGGAGTGAGGTGGAGAACATCCAGCAGGGGAGAACCGACAGCGATCAGGACAGCGCAAGGCGGGACTCCAAGCAGTCTGAAG AGGGAGAGCAAGAGGAGCAGTGGCTGCAGGATGCGGGCCTCTCCACCCTGATCAGGGAAGGCGGTGAGGACGTGGACAaggtggtcctgctctccacgcTAACACGCACGCAGGCCGCGGCCGTTCAGCGGCGCCTCGATTCCTACACCTGCTCTCTGCGCAAGAGGAACAAGCCCGCTCCACGTGACGTCCGGGACATCTTTGCTTCCCCCGTGGCTCAG ACGGCTCTGCCCGAGTCTCGGATCAGCGAGGAGCAAGCCCAGCAGGACGGCATGGAGGGTACGGGGAAGACCCCGCTGGCAG CCATCAGCGTGGACCCTCAGCAGACGGGGACCCCGAGAGAGGAGATCTTCAACACAGATGTGGCCTATTGCGAGCAGGCCGCCATCCTTCTCAAGCAGGCCAGGCTGCCGCAGAACGGCAGCTGCCGTAGGAGGGACGACGGCACTCTGCCT AAGGTGATCAGCCCGCAGTGTCGCCTCGGTGTCACTCGTATCCAGGACCTGTCACAGCAGGACATGAAGAAGGTGCGTCAGCTGGCGCTCATCGACATGACCGCCCTGTGCGACCTGCTCGAGCTAGAGGTCAAAAGGCACAAGACCTGCAAGAGAAAGATCCCAG AGAGTTGTCTTTTCGGGGTTCCTCTGGCCTTGCTTGTGGAAAATGACCAGAAGATCAAGGCTAGCACCACAATACCCCTCTTCCTACAAGCG CTGCTGtccttcctggagaagaagggtGTGGATTCTGAAGGGATCCTGCGAGTCCCAGGATCTCAGATCAGAATCAAG ctgctgcagcagaagctggagacCACCTTCTACACGGGAGGTTTCAGCTGGGATGAGGTCAGCCCCAACGACGCGGCCGCCCTGCTGAAGAAGTTCATCCGCGAGCTGCCCTCTCCGCTCTTGACAGCGGAGCACCTCAACACGTTCAGCGCAGTGCGCG ATGTTCCTGAGCTGAAACAGAAGCTCCATATGCTGAACCTGCTCATCTTGCTGTTGCCGGAGCCCAACAGGAACACGTTGAAG GCACTCTTGGAGTTCCTCAGCAAGGTGGTGTCCCGCGAGAGGCGCAACCGGATGAACCTGTGGGCGGTCTCCACCATCATGGCTCCGAACCTGTTCCTGCACAAAGCGGTTCCCAGCCGCCTGACGGAGGGTGTGGAGAAGGGTCAGGCAGAGAGAGCGGCTGACGTTATGCGGCTCTTGATCCGCTACCAGGACCTCCTCTGGAGG ATCCCCAACTTCCTGATGAGTCAGGTCCGCAAGCTGAACGAGAACAGCAGCCGCAGGTACCAGTTCTACGACAAGCGCATCAAGAACCTCCTGAGGAAGATACACACCGACAGCCGCGACAAGCCGGACAAGAACTCCTCCGAG ccctgccGCACCGTCAAGATACAAGTGGGAGACATCCTGAGCGGCTCCATGGAGGTCCATCTGAACGTCAACTGCCGCGCGTCGGACCTGCTGGCCCAGTTCCATCAGGACCTGTGCCGCTCTGACAACAGCAAGGGGCAGCTCAGGAG AAACGGCTCTTCTTCCTACCCAGAGTGTGCTATATATGAAGTAGGGGGAAACATCG GTGAGCACTGCTTGGACCCTGACGCGCACCTCCTGGACCTGTACAACAGCAACCCTGGCGGGGAGTGGGTGATCCGGCTCAAGCCGGCCGCCAGCAGGGGGCTCTGA